In Festucalex cinctus isolate MCC-2025b chromosome 9, RoL_Fcin_1.0, whole genome shotgun sequence, the DNA window CTAGAACTTGGCAGCTCGGTTTCATAACCATgccctaattaaaaataatctaTCGTAATCTAAAAGGGCAGAACTATTTGCTCTTCCAGGTCGCTCTCCAATAAAGCTCAACATGATGACATTTATGGAAAATTGGTTTTAACGTCCCAGCAACCTGTCCTATCAACCGTGCAGCCCCATGACCCGTGGCCAATTTTATTCTCTGTTGCTTAGACTTTGTAACATAACACGTTTGTTAGGTTTCCTCCTTGGAAGCACAcagaaattagattttttttttcttctcaaatcGAGTTCACACAGTAACAATTGATTCACACATTTAGCTGTGAGTTTCTGTCACATTCAGGCGCTGCTTGCACCATTAAATGCAAGCCTTTCACAGGACATTAGTGCCTGTTTGGGGTGTTAAAGAGCTTGCGGGGATGGTGTGCTGTCAAGTAACACATGTATCCCCTGCGGACTAATGATTCCTCTCCTGCTAATGAGAATGTTTTATCTCATTGAAAGTAAATATAGAAATATCCATTCTGTGTACCATGTTTAAAAtgtgaggctttttttccctcttggAGTGAAATTTAGCTGAAActcgtagggctgggtatcgattctactttcctcaatcgatttgatttcgGTTCACACGAGTTCAGTTCAATTCGATTATGCTTTTTTCCAATGTGATACgattctttcataaatgtaggaaaattattttaaattcatatgAACAATAAATGTGAAGAAACTAGCATTTCTGGCCATTCTGTTGGGGTGTTGAGGCTAAGTGAATGTGTTTAATGTTCaggaaacttgagttgagtaacatgccctgaaaaaaataaaacaaaagaaaaacgtcCTTTAGAATGCTGACTTTTGTATAACAAATGTTGCTCCAGGTTATCAGCATAAAAGGACATTGCACTGTTTCAAAAACTGATAAGAGTCAACAAGAGTAGAAGAAGAGCCTCCAAGGGTATAAACATTTAAGATTTATATTGACAGTTAAGTTAAATACTATGAATGATTTATTAAAGGCATTCCCCCACCTCCAATAATTGCATATGAATGTCAGCAGTCAGACGGCTGTAAAGTGCCACATGATCCCAAAGGAATTGTGAAATGTAGTCCAATCGGACCAATACACATTCAAGTGCCAACTCCATGCAACAGAGATGTCGAACAATTCTCACAAACAGCAGTTTTCCAACTAAATACCGATTCAGTGATTAATAGAAAAGCAAAACTTTTCAAGCATTTTGTAAATGGTGGAGTTCGTAAACAAAAATGCAGTTAAAAAGTTAAAAGTGGGCCCGGTGTCAAGTCGCTTGATGCCTTGTCACACTGAATCAGCATGCTCCACCAGGGACGGTGTTGAGAAATGCCCTCGGACGGGTTTTTGGCAGTTGATCGGTCGGCGTTAGATAAACATCGCCCCACTTGTTTCCTGGCTGCGTGCTTCGTGAAGCTTCTTCCATTGTTAAATCACAATTTGAGTATTTGTTTCCTGCTTTTAGCTTATGATGATGAATGAAGCTGTCTAAATAATGTCACATGTGGGACTCTCTTTAGTGAACTTGTGGAAGCTATACTGTCCTTATATGACCACACTGACTCATACTGTACATGATTACCACCATAACAATGCTACAAAAGGTCAATGACCTGATTTTTAAAATCTTGTATAGGCGACATCAGTCTTGGAATGCTTGTTGCCCTGATTTTGTTGTGTGTGCACTTAAACAACTTGATATACAGTTAAGCCCCAAATGATTCATCCCTTGGCAAAGCTTTGCATTATTAAAGTGAATTTGACAGCTGGCAATAGACTATGAAATGATGTGTTAAGAAATATTGAAAACTTCATTGTCAATGCAGGTGTGCACAAAGTGCCTTTGCTGTCCTCGTCAGAAGCACTCAGTCGTCATGAAAATGGAGCAGAATAATGAAACCCAGGGGTCTTGTTACTAGTAGCCAAACATTTGCCCACCACATACCAGTGCAATCATTCTCATAATTCCCATCATATTATGAGAGTATTGGGAGGTTGTCAAGCTTTAACATGCCCGCCATATAATAAAATGGTACATAGTCAGCTTGTGAACTGAAttatgttgctaagtgaagGTCAACATTAGCTAAAATTAGctaaaaatgtccaccctgtcatggTCCACCCAGTCAGTATTCTGATATATTTTGCTGTTTGCATGTACATTGTCTGCATGCAATCAACTGATCAACAAGGGTGGGGTAGCTTGTCAATGTGCATTTCTAACAGCAGAACATCCACTTAATATGAAGCTTAATAGAACATCTCGGATTTTGAGGATGAAATTAGGACATCTCAAAGACACATGATTCACAATTCCAATGTTCTTAAATGAGAATTTTAGCTCCATTTCTAAGTGTAATATTAGACTCGCATGTTTAGGTTTGATGCtagtttaatgttttattttgtgaagaTGACATCCACTAGCAAATGAAAGACATTTTGTGTGTTAAAATATAGTTGAACAGTCAAACAAGAGTGTGTAACCTGCATATTTGAGGaacttcaataaaaaaatatactaacGGTCTGAAAAGCATATTTGGATATGCAAAAATGAAATTGTGTTACAGGCAGTGCACGTATTGCACAAATTTATAATCTATACTTATTTTATAAGTTTCTGGTATTTTgagaaatacattttacatttcaacCTGAAATCTATGTAATTCCAGTTGTAAGATTTAAAATCATCTCAAACACTTCAGAAGACCCTTTTATACTACATCGTCTTTTGGAAACTCCATTGTCAGCAGCATCAGAGAGCTTTGGCGGTGCCCCAAAAAATGCATTCGTATTATTCAACCAGTGGGAAGTCCACGTGGCACACTGCCTGAGTGCTTTtcttgcattttcttttttactcaGAGGCTCGGGGAATACTGGATGTGTTATTCCAATGAGGTTCAGGTGAACCATGAAAATTGACAAAGAATGAATGCCCCTAAATGGGAGGACAAACTATCAATAATAAAACTGCGCTCAACATATTGTTCATCGCAACAATTTTAAATCCCTGGCCCTGCAGTGTGGTGGTACCAAAGTGAACTCATGTCAACAAGTAGTAACCAACCACTAAATCTAATGAGGTACACTGCAAGGTACAGTATGTAAATATCAGCTTCATGATATGTTTATATTGCGACTGTAGAAAAGCACCGCATCATCTGGAGAGGTATTTCTATTATGTTGGCCCTCACATGTGACTAACTGAAAATTCTTATCTATCTTTCATTATTATAATACTGACTTGGTTTAAAATTTGGACTATATCATAATCAATATAGAATGTCCCAATATATTTGACATCATTTGAGATGTGAATATCATATGAGTACTTTTACATGATAAACATGTCTGTTCCTGCCTGTCCTTGTCTGTCAACACGTatacttgctaaaaaaaaaactcttaaaaaaaccccaaaacctcttacatacaaaaaaaatcccatattccaaaacatctttctctctctctctctctctctctctctctctctctctctctctctctctctctctctctctctctctcaacacACATagtcacacacacaagcactcaATAACCtctcaccccccaaaaaacaactttcacccccccccccccccccaaaaaaaaaaactcattcatAGCATCAACACACACTCAAAAAAACTCACAATTACACCAAAAAACACTCTCACCTCGTCAAAAACCTCTCTCACCAGCAGGAAAactcacacaaataaaaaaaaaaaaaaaaaaaaaaaaaaactaacaggaaaactctcacacacaacaaaaaaaacaaaaacaaaaaacaaacaaacaaaaaacacacttgcAACAAGTTCTCAGGGTATACACAAAACCTCTGACGAAACAAAAcaactcacacaaaaaaaatcacaacttcCGGCAATGCACACCTCTCAAACTTGCTAAATCTCGCACACCataaaacaatcaaacattACCCGGAGGACAAAAACAACCTCTCGCTCACAAAAACCTCTCCACACCAGTCACATTTTCTATACCTCTCACACATAAACCTCACAAGCCACAGCCACACCAAAACCTTTTACTCACGTCAACAAACGTCTCAGGCCAAGCTAAAAGACCGGTATATCACAAAACCGCACGATACACAcactaaaaaaaggaaaacattaccacacacataaaaaaaaaaaacatgaaaaagttgtgttccctttagttttttttatgagtgtgtAGCTATActgcaagaagaagaaaaatgcataaatgcaaaaaaaatgcaaaaaaaaattgtttcgtTTGACGACGGAAACTTACCTATGGGCAGGGCGAGGAAGAAGGGCAGCCAACAAAGTGTAAACATTCCCACCACAACTCCCAAAGTCTTGGCCGCCTTCTTCTCCCGAGAGAACTTGAGCAGTTTGACCGTCAAGGAGCTTCTGGCCTGATGTCCGCGGCCCTTGCCACCACAAGCTGCCGGCTCGTCCTGCACCTGAGAGCCCTTGTGGATCCTCAGGGTCAACTCGCTGGAGTTCATCCTCTCGCGCATGACCCCTGCCTCCAAGTTCTTCGTGGTCCGTTTGGCCACGATATACACCCGGCAGTACATTGCCAGAATTACGACCAGGGGGATGTAGAAAGAGCCGAGGGAGGAGAAGAGTGCGTAAAAGGGCTCCTCGGTGATGAGGCACACTGTGTCGTCCGGCGACGGCGGCTGCTTCCAACCGAGCAGGGGTCCGATGGAGATGACAAGGGCCAGCACCCACACCCCAAGCATGGCCAGGAGCGCCCGCTTTTCCGTCACGATGCTCGGGTACTGCAGCGGGTGGCTCACGCCGATGTAGCGGTCGATGGAGATGACGCACAGGCTCATGATGGACGCGGTGCAACACAGCACGTCCACCGCCGCCCAGATGTCACAAAAGATCCTCCCGAACACCCAGTGGTCGAGGATCTCCATGGTGGCCGACACAGGCAGCACCGTGGTGCCCAGCAGCAGATCGGCGATGGCCAAGTTGATGATAAAGTAGTTGGTCGGCGTGCGCAGGTGCCTGTTGCACACCACCGAGAGGATGACGAGGATGTTGCCCGCGATGGCGAACACGATGAAAGCCCCCAGCACCAAGCCGAGCGGGATGGCCCGGCTGAGCTCCACTTGTGCGGGCTCCGTGCGGTTGGCCCCCGAGGTCTCGTTTCCCCATAAATCCGTGACATTGTCAGTGCTCACGCTCATTTTGACCGAACGGCTCCTCCATAGCAGGCTTCACATGTCCGGCGTGGCTCGCTGCAACTCACACAACTTGCATAGTTGAAATGCTCGCGTGAAGCGTCGTCCCTCTTCTGCTGCAGTCCTGCTGCTCCGTGGACAAGTGAGCGCGGGGGGGTGCGGGAGGGAGGGGCGGGGGTCAGCATGTCACCCACTCACACAACACATCACCACAGCATGAGAGGAGACTTTGAAGCGTGTTTAGCCAATTCTCTCCACATGCCCCTCTATTTGTGCATCCCCATTGTGGGAGGGGATTCAGCCAAATACTACTAGCATGACAGGAATGTCATTTGTGTCCAAAGTGCATTTGCCGGTTTGAGGCCCTTGCATCAGCACTATAGATGGAAGTAAAGAATTGAAagattgagccaaggcacatattttgcaTTAGAAAAATCTCACTGCACACcaccaacaaaaatgtcaccaaaAATGGATGCGCAGTTAAATTTCCATTTCGTGGTTTTACTTATAGCATTGATAGCCGACTgaaattttaatcatttttggtGGCATACCTGATAATCGTCACGCAACTATAGTCGATGCTAATGTAATAAAAACTGAGTCAAAATTACAGCACAGTACACTGGTCTCAAAACCTTTTTCACCACGgacaggtctcaggtaacggtCATGTTTTAAACAGACCAAcataacaacaaagaaaaacaaatgattgaaaataactagtgttgttccgataccgttttttggccaccgataccgatacccgctttgcagtatcggccgataccgataccataccgatacctacgttttttttcttctctgaacatgaaaaagctgtcctaccattggttcagagcattcaagggccaataggatatcttagatcggcatgcagtgaacatgtcacataccagtgaatgtcgtgcacgagcaagacacaagatgctgcatccaaaatcctatattagcgttggaattaatggtatcggcatgttacttgtgagtagtcaccgataccactgttttaatgcagtatcggcacctccgccgataccagtattggtatcggaacaacactaaaaaatAACTATACTTTACCATTGTTATGAATCTAGTTGTAATGTAATCCAGGGCTGGGAAAAATTCAGAAAGGAATTAAAATGAATGAGCCCTACATTCCATTTGAATTCATATATTTGAATTGAGGTGGCAAACAGGATGCAGAATTGCAATCCGAATTTGAATCGCAGGAAGTAGAATTGAAATTCTATCAAATTTAAAGAAATTTGTGATCCAAAACAgtaatttcatacaaatattataAGGACTTCATGTACATATATAGGAAATAGTAAAAGGT includes these proteins:
- the LOC144025947 gene encoding alpha-1A adrenergic receptor-like, translated to MSVSTDNVTDLWGNETSGANRTEPAQVELSRAIPLGLVLGAFIVFAIAGNILVILSVVCNRHLRTPTNYFIINLAIADLLLGTTVLPVSATMEILDHWVFGRIFCDIWAAVDVLCCTASIMSLCVISIDRYIGVSHPLQYPSIVTEKRALLAMLGVWVLALVISIGPLLGWKQPPSPDDTVCLITEEPFYALFSSLGSFYIPLVVILAMYCRVYIVAKRTTKNLEAGVMRERMNSSELTLRIHKGSQVQDEPAACGGKGRGHQARSSLTVKLLKFSREKKAAKTLGVVVGMFTLCWLPFFLALPIGSFNVNLRPPELLFKVIFWLGYFNSCLNPIIYPCYNREFKLAFIRILRCQCHQRKRPRWSSHNYRSSTFSSSGHSRKGSNDHTPGCLNGSQRTLPSSASPSPSYLSKGLASCPEGEALYTWTTTPSPSPNMLPGSHADCQRGCLTTAVKRGEAGDELGVFSFSFGKEKNKGVVAKDCTEPSYNV